DNA sequence from the Fusarium verticillioides 7600 chromosome 2, whole genome shotgun sequence genome:
TTGTCGATACTCTCCTCCAAGCTGTTCACTCCAGTTTGGTGCCATATGTCACTTCTTCGTTCAGCCAGCACGGCCTTCTCGCTATCACCAGTGTTTTCGGATCCATCATTGCGGGTGTTAGCAAgctcgccatcgccaagatcattgataTCCGCGGCCGAAACGAGGGGTTCCTGCTGATGATTCTGATAATTATCATCGGGATGATTATGAAAGCCTGCTGCAAGAATGTTGAGACTTATGCTGCTGGTCATACCTTCTACTGGGTTGGCCACGTTGGACTAAGCTACATCATCGATGTCGTTCTCTCAGATATGACTTCTCTCCGCAACCGTATGATCATGTTCGGCCTTTACATGAGCCCCCGACTTGCTTCCACTTTCGGTGGCCCAAAGATTGCCGAGTTGTTCTTCAAGCACTCGACCTATCGTTGGGCTTTCGGATCTTTTTGTatcattcttgtcttcttctctatccCCGTGTCTGCCATTTTCATGTACCATGaaatcaaggccaagaggcTTGGATACTTGACAGAGAAGAGTCAGCGCAGTATCTGGGACTCAACCAAGTACTACTTTGTCGAATTTGACATTGTTGGCATGATCCTCACCATCGCTGGCTTCTCTCTTATCCTGACCCCCCTCAACATTGCCACTCGTGCTCCCAACGGTTGGAAGACTGACTATATCATCGCAATGCTTGTCGTCGGCGTTGTTTGCCTTGCCGGGTTTGCTGCCTGGGAGAAGTGGTATGCTAAGGTGCCCTACGTGCCTttcaagttcctcaaagACCGAACCATCCTCGGTGCTTGCCTTCTAAGCGCTTTTCTCAATATGTCCATCTTTGCCTGGGACACTTATTACAACTCGTACCTACAGGTCGTCCATGgtctcagcatcgccacCGCTGGTTATACATTGAACGCATTTTCTGTGACCTCAACTATCCTGGCGCCCTTCATCGGACTGTAAGTTGCGCCAATGTGTCAACCAATATCATTCTGCTAACATGGCATACAGGTTCCTCCGTTGGTATGGAAGATACTACTGGCCTGCAGTCTTCGGTATTCCATGGTGTGTCCTTGGTACTGCACTTCTCATTCACTTCCGACAGCCTGGAAACGACATCGGTTACCTTGTCATGTGCCAGGTCTTCCATGGTGTGTGCGGTGGTATCTGGGCCATGACCGGGCCTCTGGCCATCATGACTCAGGTTACCCACCAGGAGATTGCCGTTGTGCTTGCACTTTACTCTATGTTCGGCTCCATCGGCCAGGCCATCGGTTTCGGCATCTCTGGTGCCCTGTGGACTAACGATCTACCCCGAGAGATGTACAAGGCTCTCCCCCAGGATGCCAAGAACCAAACCGCTGCCCTCTACGGTGACATGAAGCTGCAGATGGCCGACCCCATTGGCACTCCTATCCGAGATGCCGTTGTTCACGCATACGGAGTCGTACAGCGCGAGATGGTTATTGCCGGATGCGCTTTCTTGCCTTTGATCTGCATCTGTGTCATTGTCTGGCGTAACAAGCCCATCGACAGACAGCAGACCAAGGGTACTGTCTTTTAGATTGTGCTAGGAGCATCAAACAAGTTGAAGTTTGAGGCTTTACAGTCTCAGTGGGAGGACCTACAAACAAGAACTAAAAGTGATTCATTTAAGATACCATCTCTCGTTTACAAAATTTAGTTATGCCGTTTATTCCTTATCGTGATTCACTTGTCTATGAAGCTGTTTGTGAGACTACCAAAGCCCTTTTGGCCCAGGAAACATGAGATTTTCACAATGAGGAAGCCCACAAACGAAATTTGATCAATTATTGAATGACTCTAGGGAGTATTAACATCCCAGAATCCTTCCAGTCGATTATGAATCGGGTTCTCGGCGCTATTTTCTCAACAACCTGATATCGAAGTAAGCTAACGTTGTGCATCTGTAGCAAAGCAATTTACAAGCGTATGATATCGGCAAGTCTCAAATTCCTGCTTATGCATTGATTAGACAGATATCGACATTGATTCATGCCGATACACATATTATTCAGGATACCCGCATCAACACCTCACCTCGTGAGTTTGCCATCGCATCTGCCGTCCCTGTTTGCTACGCTCATAGGCTCACATGCCTTTTGTGCGACATCTAACTCAATAGCGCGACTGAGACAATTCTAGGATCATGCGTGGCTCTGGCCTCTTTTTGCTAATCTACAAAATTCTGGGAAACCTCTCTTCCTGATTCAGTCTGCAGTCACCCACGCTCACAGGATCGATGACTGCTTCAGCTTGTGGGACGCATTGCGTAAGATGCGAGAGATGCAGCAGGTTGAGAGTGCTAGTGGTTGTGATTGATTGGAGACCAGAGTCGAAGCGGCTTTACGCATCAAGACAACGGGTAGCCGCATGAGAATCACCGAGCGGAACTTCGAGTCTTGGAGATATATGGATAAACCGGCTGATATCTCGTCCGTCACAATCCCTAGCTTCATGTATTATTGTCCGAAATGGATGAcaggcatcatcatctgcgTTTACTATTGCGAGCACAGAAGGGACACAATGATTGCATCTGAAAATTTGCGGATATGCGGTACGATAGTCCGATGAATGTGTAAGAAGGCAGATTCAGAGCTACCTTCACAGCAAAGAGACATGGTGTTCTCGTCTCATGATGCATTGCATTACAACCCCTTCTCACTCATTCACTAAGCAATCAGTCTAAAGTGAGTGCGTATTATTCCAACCCGGCCATACACACTATCCAGAATAGAATACACATGCAGTAGCGTGCGTGAGCATCAGATTGTCCTCTGAGTGCTCGATTTCTAGATGAATCACCGACGATATAACTTCAACCCTAATCCCAGAGCATCCCAGTGTAACCAATGGCCATACTTTGCGGTCTGGCAATGAGCCAACGAGCCAACAAACAGAGTATGAAGCAGTCTGCTTTACCACTAGAGTCATAAGAGGTCATGCTTGAGTTTCATTAGGAgagtctgcatcatctgcaaTACAAGCGGATGAGAGGGCATCTCGTTCTCTCGGGCTATAAATGCTAGGAATTCTCCCCTTGGATATgatcaccaagaacttgttgaagacTTTAGTCTGCGCAGACAACACTTTCATCTTGAAGTTTTGAGATAACGCTTTGTCATCTGGAAAGACTCTTCACATACTCTGACATCAGTCTTCGCAGAATCTGCCTATCATCATGTCTGATCAATCAAAGAAGGCCAATCAGCCAAAGAAGGGCCCTagcaaaaaagaagaagccactCGGCCGGTGGATGGTGAGGCTTCTGGATCTGGGGGAAATTCATCTACGCAGAATCAATCAGCAAGCACTTACACACCGACCACATCCGGTGGAGAAGGAAATACTCAAGAAACACCAAAGACGCCGGAGCGCGTAAAAGCTTGGATGCATGAGAAGGAGGATAGTTGGGATCACTTGAGTCGCCGGGGAGGAAACAATTACAATGTTGGCGCGTCTTCGTCGGAGACAGTATACCCCCCCGAGCTAGATCTCTcatccgatgaagagaacgagaatCAGCCTGACGACAAAGACGAATCCAAGGGGAACGGCAAAGGCACAAACGTCTAGGGATGACCTACACAAAGGCCGCAAACTATGCAAAAGGCCCGATGGAGCCAGGTTGGAGAACACGATCAACTGAAGCTGAGGCCTTTGGTAGTGACTATTAGCGTCTCATGGTGCCATATTTTACTCTGGGTCAAATGtcagaggaagatggagacgTTTGAGATAGGGATTGAATGTTGAGGATATCAGAATGTGGACCAAGATATTAATCCGAGACAATTGTTTTACATTATTCATCCACTTTGATATGTTACAGGTTAGAGACCCTCATTCGACAGGGAGGAACTGTCACGTAAAATTCCAGACTCTTGACACGCTAGATGAACGTGTTGAGCAGTTTGTTATGTTTCTAGATGCTCTGATGGAAGCAATAATAAGCTAGTAACCACATGACTTGAGTGAAACTATAGGTAAATGCACGTCATGGAATGGTTCATTGTAAGTCGGGAATGGTCCGGAATAGCGATTTTAGGTTTAGATATGACattaatatttattttaGAGCGATAAACCTGACAGaatgatcaagtcaagcgGTCAGCTAAAACACAATATGCTCAACATGAATGGCATGCCCAGAAATGAGGTTCCAAGATACCTCAGTCTAGGCAATATCTTAGCAATAGCTTAGTGTGGTGTGCATGATgaactcaatcaatcaatgtGACGGGTAAAATACGGCGCAGCTAATCGAAGGCTTGAGGAAGCTAATTCTGACAGCGATAACATGGCTTGACTGTCAAGCACTGACTGCAAATGAATGCTAGAGTGCTAGAGGCAGAGCTGACAGTTGATCTGTGTGCTATAGATTACTGGTAGTAAAGTCGTCGTCATGGCTGTCGATATTACACGCATTAAACCCGCCAAGCGTGGATGGATATCTCACCAAatcgaggctgctgaggatggaggaggaaattTCTCGTATTTGAGCGCATTTAAAGTTGTATTACTGTATTCGTATCGGGGGATACCACATCgtcgaagatggtgtcgagGTAAATAATAAGGGACAGTATCCGTAAAAGTAAATCACATACCAAAGTCTCAAAGTTGCAAAAGGCAAGATACAGGtgagtcttgttcttggcaggGGATAACACTCTAGAACACAATTTACCTGCCGTTTTCTGACAAAATCTCTATCATGAGGTTTCTCTGTTGGGCAACATGAGAACAAGAGGCGCACGCATCGGAAATTGCAATGACGGAGAAACCCAGAATCCAACCAATCACCTGAAGGGTAACAGTGGAGAAGCACTATTTCAGGCACGCAACTCCGGCTGAATGGCCTGGGCTGGCTAGGCTGGGCACGATTTCGGCTCTTTTTTACCGTAGTCTCCCACTGAAAGAAAGTCAATCAGACTGGAGACCTCAGGTTTAGCTGACAAAAAGATCTAGCCCAAGTTTAGGTGCAtcattgatgagtttattttcGCATCCTGTGACAAGCTCAGCTGTTGAGGCCTCTGCCGCTATGGGCAGTACTTCATAATACAACCAGAAATGGTTAGATTGTGCCTGTCTACCTAACAATACACGAGATGACGAGAGGCCTGCAAGACGGTAACGGTAATGTCGTTGTACGAGGTGGCACAGCTATACAGTTCAGCATCACGGATAATACGGACCATGATAATGGATGATACGGACTGTGGGCTCTCATCAATGTTATGCTGAAACTGAGACGCTCTCAGACGTTTTCTGTTCTACTGTAAGGGACAAGGCCAAGTAAACAAAACGAGACGAAAacaccagaaacaaaaagGGGCAGActtgtatgtatgtacctgACTATGCAATGCAAGATGGCATTTCTGGTGAGAATGATCTTCTCCGCATGATGCATCCAAGTGCAGCTTCAGTTGCCGATAATAACTGCAGAAACTCTCTTTCTTGTTGCCTTTGGACAAGCCCAATGCGCCAAGCCCAGGCCACTGGATTCGACCGCGTGATACAACCATACCTGAACCAAGATACATGGGGACCATGTACCGACACCATATGTAGATGGCTTCCGGTCTTCCCGTAGATACCTGGGCCTCAAGTCCCTTGGCTGCTGGCACCATCTTTTTTTGTTCTCGTACCGACCTATAGGTTGGGGCTGGGCGGCTGCTACCATCCAGTGAAAGTGCCCAGAGTTGACTTACGCGGCAAGTTTATGTTTTTATTCCAAGTAtttccctccctccctccctccctccctccctccctccctccctctaGATTTCTCCAGATTTCTTTAGTGGATGAGTGAATGCTTTTTGGTGACATTCATTTTAACTGTGCATTCCCCTCCAAATGCTATCATCGGGTCATCTCCTCACAATTCCAATCCATTTCCGAGTTTGGCAAGACCGTCGCATCTAaaagagacgagacaagaccCCCTTCCCTTGCACCCGCTGCcagaaagaaaggaaaaagaacaCCAACCAAAACATCCCTGGCCCTGGTCTTGTCCCGCTACAAAGTCGCCCGACTCTGCCGCTTATTCTTGCAGTGAGATAGTGGCCCAGTTTTTCCCCGGCTGCAGGCTGTTGTCCACTGTGACTTCCATTGCTCCCACCcactctttttttctctgcCCGggctctcttcctcctcgtctcttcCCAGCCATTTATCTCCATCAAACATCGATTATCTATCGATCAGCAAGTGAAATCGATCCTTCTCTCGACCAACTACCGAATCCTCCTGGGTCTTCTGATCTCATTGTTCTCCTTCAGACGGAAAACAACACAAAGAAGAGAGGTTGGGCTTGGCTTCGGTCAGACTTTGTTTATTCCCCTCTACTCAAAGCGGTTTGGTGACGACACGACTCTTTCAATAGCGTATTGCACAAACGCAAGCCAGCCTTGGCTAAAGACAGGCGACAGACAGACACGGCATTTCCTTTCCAGGTCGCTTCCACGctgtacatacctacctCCCCAagccttgtcttgtcttgcctcCCTCACATACACAGACACACACAGacacacacatacatacaaaGGACACCTCCCGCCCCCCCCGGTTCCACTGAACACAACCTTAATCCTCGTCTCTCGTTactgtctgtgtctgtatCGTATCTTTTCCTCCTACGATCCCGTCGCTCGTTTTCTCCCTTCGACACcgatctcgacctcgaccaCGACCACGACTTGGACTATCGAACTCTCCCAACTGGGCTTAACTGACCCTTAATCTTCGTCAAAATGGGTGCGTCATCCTTCGGCTTCAATCCAGGTCGATTTCGCAAATCCCCTCATACTAACCTTGACTCAACCTGAACAGCCCAACAAGGAGCTGAAGCCCccgtcaccaccatcgtTCCCTTCAACAACCAGAAGGTCCTTCCCGCTTGCGCCGCCGCTTGCGGTCCCCTCTACGATGCCAACGGCGCCTGTGTTCCTCCTCAAGTAGCCGCTGATGCTGGCCCAGCCGCTTACACACAATGTTTCTGTCTGGATCAACGAGTCGCTGCTTTCTCGACCGCCACTACGGGTGTCTGCGATGACGCATGTACTGCAGATCCCAAGGGCCTTTCATCCATCGCTGGCTGGTTTCGAAGCATGTGTAGCGTCTCCACAGCTCAAAATGGAGGAACAACCAAGAAAACTGGAACTGGCGGCTCTACGACTTTGACAGGTGACAatgcttcatcaacatctggtAGCAAGCTATCTAACaatggaggtggtggtgattgGTATGTTGGCGATTTACTTCCCATGCCTTCAATTGTTCTAACTGTATCAGGATCTCCAACCATTGGCAATGGGTTATCATGattgttgttctcgttgtCGGTATCGCAGCCATTTGGATCGGCGCCTGCATCTGGCGTCGTCGTTACCTGCGCAAGAAGGATCGTCAGACTCACCTCGGCCAAAAGCACTCTGGATCTGCATCTCGACCATCGTGGGGTCCCGGCATGGAAGCCTCAGAGTCCGGAGGTCTTCCCTACGACGATGAATCGAACCGAAACTCTCACGGCCTCATGCTACCGGGTGCTGCCGCCGGTGCTCCcgtggaggagaagcccaaggagaagaagcgatgGATCGTCCGCGACCGAACATGATACCTACTTCGTGCTCGACTTTGTTAACGCCAGTTCCGATCTCATAACGACTCTCCTTGTCTTGTCCGAGTTAAAAAGCACTTCGACATTCTGTTCGCCTTACGATATAAACCGTGCATTTATTCATTTAAACGGCCTTACTCTATTCGATACCATCGAAAACATATGACTTTTAGTTGGTGAGGGGGGCTACATCAGCActtgaaagaggaggaaacgaATGCATTTGGTAATGACCATAGGAACATGCAGACACTTGATTATTCAAGCATGGTTGAAAGATGCcgtctgcatcatctttTGTGGTCCAATGCTCCCGCGTTTGTTAGTAGCAGTCGTGCTGTGCCCCCTGTGGCGTTCTCGTTCATATTTTAGGTGTATCCTGGCGttgggaggaagaggagggttGGCGTATCCTCCTGATttgttgtttctgtttcCGTTTTTGTGGTGGCTGTTACCACGGAGCGAGTCTCGCCTCCATTCCCAGCATGCAAGTGGAATGTGACGTTGGCTCTACCACGAGGCGAGGAAGGGAAAAAACGAAGCTGTTCTATTTGTTTTATTTAGACCAGAACAGACATACTCTCTGGTTAGTTATTTGGTCATCTTTATTACCTACAGCTTCCTCGGCATGGGAAGAGGTTTGGAGTCTATCCTTGATACAGCATTTACAATTCAACCACCCGCGAAATCTTCTACTCGCAGTTACCAGTTCTTCTTAGTGCGATACGTTCCCCTCAACTTGGTGCAATGTTGATCTACTCATGACTCATAATGCTAAGGTCTTCCCAGCAACGCCTCAATGTCAACAAATCGGAGAGCCTAATATGGACAATTTCAttttggcttttggctcAACAATGTTAATGCTACAACGCTTAAAGATGCTTGTTATTAACCTAATCAGGAGAATGCTATAGTAGTAGTTAATGCGTGGTATTGTATGCTTGATTCAAGCCCATGCCCAATCCTCAGGTCCCATCATCGCTCCCTTCTCTTAAAATGGCTCTATGTCTTGTTCTGTTCCTCAGTAGCGTCCATGTATAAGTCGATCAGGCATCCTGCCGACCAAGCCTGTGTGGGACTCTATATAGGGATTAATATACGATCAAAGTGTTCACATACTCAGAAAATCGACTTACAGAGTCAGCGCAGTATTCGCCGTTCTTTTGCGTCAGCTCTTGGAGGCCAGCCCAGGGGCTCTCCTGGATCATCTTCTTACACCCACTCAATCTTCGGGTAACCTGCTGGAACGCCTCGGTGCGACCCTCAGGTGTTGTTCGTCTCTTGAGATCAAACTTGAGAAGGGCTCGGAGGAAGAAGCCAGTAGGCCAGATCCACTCGGGTCCCTGGTGGTAGTTACGGCCCTTGCTTGTAGCAAAATCGTCACTATCTTCACTATTGACGTAGTAAGGGCGGTAGTTCAGATCCGCAGGGTCCAGAGTCGCCATTCCTTGAGGTCCTCGAAGGGCCTCATCGGCAACACACAGCGCATGCATGGCATGGTCCGGGTCGAACAAAGCGGGTGCAGTAGTCATGGCAATTGCAAAGTTAGGACGCAGCTGGTAGTCCTCATACTCCTTGCCAGACTTGTAGAGATCCTTGTAAATCCCTCGGCGGTTCGCAATTGGCGTATTGACGTCGTACTTGGAATCTTCCTCGGGAGATATGGGGACATAGTAGCAGCGCTCGAAGTTGGCCCTAAGTAGACCAGCCCAGTCAGCCAAGGAGATAGAGCCACCCTCAGATTTGTCCACGCCTGCATAGGCATATTTTCCCTCCTTATGAAGCCCAGCGAGCCAATCGAGAGTGCTGTACAGCATGCCAGTAATCTCGATAGCAGCACCGTCACGAGGAGTTCCAGGGATTCCCTTGGATCCTGCGCGTTCACTCTCACCCATCTTGTCCATCCATGTGCCACAGTTGAACTGGTTACCGCCAAAGATGATACCGTTGCTCCaatcaaccttgatctcctgGTTGAAACCCTCATCCTTCATTTGGGAATCAATTTGGGGACCGGCATTAGCTTCCCTGTATTTCATGCCGGAAGCATGTCTTTGGAGTGCTTCTTGGATAATCTCCTCAATAGTACTCTCTTTGGAGTATGCCCTCCCATCGTCGGTGGGGAACCATGTGTCATCGTAAGGCAGGAAACGAcgcttgaccttggccttgaggatatcaagTCCCTCTGGGGCAAAACGTGTATAATCCTGGATGCACTGAAGGAAGAACCAGATGGAGTCTCGAGAGTTGTATCTGGGAGCATCGccactgctgagaagattAGGGATCATGCCATGTTTCAATACACTGGCAAATGCAAGTATATGTTCTCTGGCGTCATCAAAACGGCCAGTACCAATAAGAAGTCCACGAAGAGCGATGAACACGTCTCGGCCCCAGCATCGGGCCCATTCAACAGCGAAGTGAGGAAGACCAGCAGCCAGAGAGGGAACCAACTTGAATGGCCACAATGATGCTGACTTGACATATCCAACTTGCTGGACACTGACCATGGCCAAGCTTTGCAAAAACCATTGACCATCCCGGACGCTGGAGTTCATGAGCTCGAGAGATCTGTCCCAGCTTGCCATGTAAGCAGTACGCAGGACAAGACCAAAGTAACGAGGTAGCAGGAAACTAGGGATCTTTCGAATGGCATCGAAACGCTCCTCTAGCCATCTCAAGGGTTGGGCAAGTGTCTCATTACCAGGAGTGGCACTGATTCGCTGCAGTCTCGCAATAATATAGTCCAGAGCCCATTCACCATCACGCAAGTTCTGGCACAGTGGGTGGGCCAGGTTGTTGTCCTTAATGATGTTTTTGAGAAGACTCCACCATCCTTGGAGACCAGCATAGACAAGCTTTCCATGTCCAGGAATATCGTAGACACCGTCTCGGCCGTCGCTTTCGGCCctctcttcagcttcacaTCGATAcatcaagaagttgaggtcTGTCAGACTGAGCTCATTCCATGCAGCCTTGGACCCTGAAGTGACATAGTTGTCCAAGCCAGACGaatgctcagcagcagggaTCCAGGTCTCGAACAAGGCGATACTTCCAGGAGGGAACTTGTCGCGCACAGTGATGGTAGTGTCGTCGCCATTGATTTCCATGCGGATGCCGGGTACGTCCTTCACTCGGCTAGGCAAGCCGCGCAGGAACTTCTTGTCCCCGAGCACTTGCTGCGTTGCCTCTTCACCGGCGTCAACCTCAAGCATCCAACTGCCGAGGTGTCGAGCTTTGGTTCCAGTGAGATGAACAGGGCTAAAATCACCGTTGCCATTGCCGTAGCCTGGGAAAGCTGTATGTGCAATGAGGAAGTAACCCTTGCGAGATTCGGGGTGCACTCGGTGAACAGTAATGTACTGGTCCTCGTGATGGATGTGAGTCTCGTCGTATCCATCCTTGCCCATCAAAGTGTGTATCTGGTTAAGCAGCTTTTTGACGCCGCCAATTCCCTCCTCGCCGCCCCCAATCTTAATAGGCTTCGTTCCAGACGAGGCAGATGTGTAGAGCCGGGTCTCGTTGACGAGGTCGACAAGCTTTGGATAGATTTCATCGTATCCCATAACACTACCAGTAGCGCTGGAGCACATGCATACAAGAGCAGCGTTGGGAAGAGTATCGCGGGCATCGCGCTTCTGTGCCGGTGTCTCGTTGTCATGAGTGCAGTCCATGAATAGAGCATGAACTGGGCTTGGCTTAATCATGCGAATGATCTCTCTTGAATGCGATACATGCCCGTTCGTCTCGCCGTTCTTGAGCCTAGCCGGGCTACTCGATGGGGTGCGAACATCTGACTTGGAAACTTCATCGACCTCAAAGCTTCCAATGGGTCGACCTCCGTGTCTGTGAACCAGTCGGCTAAGCTCACCCGTGCTCCATGCCTGCATGGCTTCACGAATAAGGGAGCTGAGACCAAGACGCTTCACAAAAACGTAGTCCATCTCTTCAGAGCCCGTGAACAATTCGGCCACAACATACAAGTCAGGTCGCACCCGGCGAGCCTCGTCAAGAATGTGCTCAGCCACATGAATGGGAGTTGAGTGGCAGTTATCGATACGGAGACCGGCAAAGTATTTGGCCAGTGTGCGAGCATACTTGGTCATATGCTCCCACAGCCAAGGGTTGTCTTCGGGGCCTGAGCCGTATCGTAACTTGACACAGTCACCCCAGACAATCACCTCTCGGCGAAGGTACACCCTGGATTCAGGGCCAGCGTTGTCGACCAGCGCATTACCGCCCCAAACCCATCCATTGTTGACTAAAGCCATCTCTTcgggcttgagcttggatgtTGTCTCATTCTTGGGGAGTCGGGTGAAGTAAGGCTCAATCAGGGGGttctccttgttgatctcgccaagcttgGGACCGTGGTCATCAAGTCGAACATACTTGATCCTGTTGAAAATCTGCTGAAGAATGTCATCCACTTCAGCATCATACTCTTTGTAGTAGTCTACATTGAGGATCTCCAAGATTTCGACAATCTTGGCCCTGGCTGCTTTCTCATCGGAAGAACCCACGGACGAAGCCAAAAAGCTGGCAGCTACGTCAGGCTTGACACGCCTTCGAAACCGCTCACCCATCCGGTCGGTGCCTGTTAAACCGAACTCTCTGAAGAACTCGACTTGGTCCTTGATTGATGCAGATTTGGCgctctccaacttcttctcgaaatCTGAAGCGTCCTCAGAGGTGTATTTCTTTCCTTGGGAGAAGGCTTGAACTGCCTCGTCGGCATCTCGGTCCACATCAACCGCATAGTATTCCCATAGCCTGATTTTGGCAAGGACCTCGGTCTTGATCGCATTCATAATGAGTAGCAAATCATCAGTAGACTTGACAACAGTGGGTAGTCCCAATTTTGCCAGGTTGTCGCTCAACTCCAAGAGACTTGTGTCTAGTTGATAAGCGGACTCGAGCCAGGGCGCTGTAATCAAATTGTAGCCTGCTTCGGGATGTTCCTCGAGCCATTTCGTGTTGTTTGCGGTGTGGTTTAGCACAATGTCAGTTAAACTCAACAAAGAGTGGTTGCGTTCTAGGCTGTCCACCATCTTCTGcacatcctcctctcctgCTGGAAAGCAAGCAGGGTCCCAGCCAAGCTGGTCATACAAACTGTATGGGGAGTTGGACACTCCGCGAACCTGGAGAGGAGTAAAATGGATCATGTTGTAGCCGCGATCGCTAATACCGTGAAGGTGACGCTCCCAGTCATTGGGGTATTTACCCATGAACTTGCTAATGACGGAGAAGATTGACAAGGCAGGCAACGGCAATGGCCGGCCGTCAAGTTTAAGTCTAGGCGCAACATCGATATAGTACAGGGGAgtcttcttgaggttctcctTCTGTTCAGAGCTGTTTTCTagctccttcttgaggtCAGGTAGCTCAGCGTAGGTAGTGTAGAAGGCATAGGCACCAGGTTGATAAATGGGAATGGAGATT
Encoded proteins:
- a CDS encoding hypothetical protein (At least one base has a quality score < 10), which produces MSPPHTMTSNEVYLLPLNDDGSPQVQGEYIYLAPRSHEPVTVRFAIEGTSSICRHGSLWVNIPAQGDEFRRDHFREFKLTPDFNRTLEISIPIYQPGAYAFYTTYAELPDLKKELENSSEQKENLKKTPLYYIDVAPRLKLDGRPLPLPALSIFSVISKFMGKYPNDWERHLHGISDRGYNMIHFTPLQVRGVSNSPYSLYDQLGWDPACFPAGEEDVQKMVDSLERNHSLLSLTDIVLNHTANNTKWLEEHPEAGYNLITAPWLESAYQLDTSLLELSDNLAKLGLPTVVKSTDDLLLIMNAIKTEVLAKIRLWEYYAVDVDRDADEAVQAFSQGKKYTSEDASDFEKKLESAKSASIKDQVEFFREFGLTGTDRMGERFRRRVKPDVAASFLASSVGSSDEKAARAKIVEILEILNVDYYKEYDAEVDDILQQIFNRIKYVRLDDHGPKLGEINKENPLIEPYFTRLPKNETTSKLKPEEMALVNNGWVWGGNALVDNAGPESRVYLRREVIVWGDCVKLRYGSGPEDNPWLWEHMTKYARTLAKYFAGLRIDNCHSTPIHVAEHILDEARRVRPDLYVVAELFTGSEEMDYVFVKRLGLSSLIREAMQAWSTGELSRLVHRHGGRPIGSFEVDEVSKSDVRTPSSSPARLKNGETNGHVSHSREIIRMIKPSPVHALFMDCTHDNETPAQKRDARDTLPNAALVCMCSSATGSVMGYDEIYPKLVDLVNETRLYTSASSGTKPIKIGGGEEGIGGVKKLLNQIHTLMGKDGYDETHIHHEDQYITVHRVHPESRKGYFLIAHTAFPGYGNGNGDFSPVHLTGTKARHLGSWMLEVDAGEEATQQVLGDKKFLRGLPSRVKDVPGIRMEINGDDTTITVRDKFPPGSIALFETWIPAAEHSSGLDNYVTSGSKAAWNELSLTDLNFLMYRCEAEERAESDGRDGVYDIPGHGKLVYAGLQGWWSLLKNIIKDNNLAHPLCQNLRDGEWALDYIIARLQRISATPGNETLAQPLRWLEERFDAIRKIPSFLLPRYFGLVLRTAYMASWDRSLELMNSSVRDGQWFLQSLAMVSVQQVGYVKSASLWPFKLVPSLAAGLPHFAVEWARCWGRDVFIALRGLLIGTGRFDDAREHILAFASVLKHGMIPNLLSSGDAPRYNSRDSIWFFLQCIQDYTRFAPEGLDILKAKVKRRFLPYDDTWFPTDDGRAYSKESTIEEIIQEALQRHASGMKYREANAGPQIDSQMKDEGFNQEIKVDWSNGIIFGGNQFNCGTWMDKMGESERAGSKGIPGTPRDGAAIEITGMLYSTLDWLAGLHKEGKYAYAGVDKSEGGSISLADWAGLLRANFERCYYVPISPEEDSKYDVNTPIANRRGIYKDLYKSGKEYEDYQLRPNFAIAMTTAPALFDPDHAMHALCVADEALRGPQGMATLDPADLNYRPYYVNSEDSDDFATSKGRNYHQGPEWIWPTGFFLRALLKFDLKRRTTPEGRTEAFQQVTRRLSGCKKMIQESPWAGLQELTQKNGEYCADSSPTQAWSAGCLIDLYMDATEEQNKT